The following are from one region of the Juglans regia cultivar Chandler chromosome 10, Walnut 2.0, whole genome shotgun sequence genome:
- the LOC109014100 gene encoding 40S ribosomal protein S20-2-like, whose product MAYALKPPKQQGVDEPQEQIHKIRITLSSKNVKNLEKVCADLVRGAKDKRLRVKGPVRMPTKVLNITTRKSPCGEGTNTWDRFELRVHKRVIDLFSSPDVVKQITSITIEPGVEVEVTIADS is encoded by the exons ATGGCGTACGCATTGAAGCCGCCGAAGCAGCAGGGTGTAGATGAGCCTCAGGAGCAGATTCACAAGATCAGGATCACCCTCTCCTCCAAGAACGTCAAGAACCTCGAGAAAG TTTGTGCGGATTTGGTTCGTGGTGCCAAGGACAAGCGATTGAGGGTTAAGGGACCGGTGAGAATGCCCACCAAGGTTCTGAACATCACCACCAGGAAGTCCCCTTGTGgtgaag GTACCAACACCTGGGATCGATTTGAGCTTCGTGTCCACAAGCGAGTTATTGACCTCTTTAGCTCCCCAGATGTTGTTAAGCAAATTACCTCCATCACTATTGAACCTGGTGTGGAGGTCGAAGTTACCATTGCGGATTCTTAA
- the LOC109014101 gene encoding probable LRR receptor-like serine/threonine-protein kinase At4g36180, with protein sequence MGFTAFLFYVIFLLTSPTWVCANPQLRALMDIKEDLDPRSQYLSSWTIDGNPCDGSFEGVACNERGQVANISLQGKGLSGKISPAIAGLRHLTGLYLHYNSLYGEIPREIANLTGLSDLYLNVNNLSGEIPPEVGNIAGLQVLQLCYNQFTGSIPTQLGSLKKLSVLALQYNKLTGAIPASLGDLGMLMRIDLRSNHLFGSIPTKLANAPLLEVLDIRNNTLSGNVPPALKRLNDGFLYQNNLGLCGIGFLSLKACNASDHLNPSRPEPYGPGATNLPTREIPETANVQLPCNHTRCSNPSKSQRSSVAVGVLIVVTIALSAIGILIFIHYRRQKQKLGTTFDTSANRLSTDQVKGVYRKNGSPLISLEYPNGWDPLANDRNFGGLVQEVFQSFRFNLEEVESATQYFSEGNLLDKSNFSATYKGALRDGSVVAIKSISKTSCKSEEADFLKGLNILTSLRHDNLVRLRGFCCSRGRGECFLVYDFVPNGNLLHHIDAKDDSHVLEWSTRVSIMKGIAKGIAYLHSYKVNKPALVHQNISAEHVLIDQRFNPLLSDSGLHNLLTNDVVFSALKTSAAMGYLAPEYTSTGKFTEKSDVYAFGVLVFQVLSGKRKVTSSIRLGAESCRLQDFIDPNLHGRFFEYEATKLARIALLCTLESPIERPSMEAVVQELGNCSSCL encoded by the exons ATGGGTTTCACTGCGTTTCTATTCTATGTCATCTTTTTGTTAACGAGCCCAACATGGGTCTGTGCAAATCCACAGCTCAGAGCACTCATGGACATTAAGGAGGATTTGGACCCGCGGAGCCAGTACCTATCTTCATGGACCATCGATGGTAACCCATGTGACGGTTCCTTCGAAGGTGTTGCCTGCAATGAGAGAGGTCAAGTGGCAAACATTTCGTTGCAGGGAAAGGGGCTCTCAGGCAAGATCTCTCCGGCCATTGCTGGGCTCAGGCACTTAACGGGGCTCTACTTGCATTATAACTCTCTGTACGGAGAGATACCAAGAGAAATAGCAAATTTGACTGGGTTGAGTGATTTATATCTGAATGTAAATAATCTCTCTGGGGAGATTCCTCCTGAGGTCGGAAACATAGCCGGTTTACAAG TATTGCAACTTTGTTATAACCAATTCACGGGAAGCATACCTACACAGCTGGGTTCTCTGAAGAAGCTTAGTGTTCTTGCTCTgcaatataacaaattaactGGAGCAATCCCTGCAAGTTTAGGGGATTTGGGAATGTTAATGAGGATAGATTTGAGATCCAATCACTTATTTGGTTCAATTCCCACAAAGTTGGCCAACGCTCCTTTGCTGGAAGTTCTAGACATTCGAAACAATACTCTCTCTGGCAATGTACCTCCTG CTTTGAAGAGACTGAACGATGGATTCCTATACCAAAACAACCTTGGCTTATGTGGGATTGGGTTTTTATCTTTGAAAGCTTGCAATGCTTCGGATCATCTCAATCCGAGTAGGCCTGAGCCCTATGGACCAGGTGCAACCAACCTGCCGACAAGAGAAATACCAGAGACAGCAAATGTGCAGTTACCTTGCAACCATACTCGGTGCTCAAATCCGTCAAAATCCCAACGATCGTCTGTTGCTGTTGGTGTATTAATTGTGGTAACAATTGCTCTATCGGCTATAGGAATTCTGATCTTCATCCATTATCGCCGCCAGAAACAAAAACTTGGCACCACATTTGATACTTCTGCAAACCGTCTTAGTACTGACCAGGTCAAAGGAGTTTACAGGAAGAATGGCTCTCCTCTCATCAGCCTTGAGTACCCCAATGGGTGGGACCCTTTAGCTAATGATCGAAATTTCGGTGGGTTAGTGCAAGAAGTCTTCCAGAGCTTTAGGTTCAATTTGGAGGAGGTGGAGTCAGCTACTCAGTACTTCTCAGAGGGGAACTTGTTGGATAAAAGTAACTTTTCTGCAACTTACAAAGGAGCTTTAAGAGATGGGTCCGTTGTTGCTATTAAGAGTATCAGCAAAACTAGCTGCAAGTCAGAGGAAGCTGACTTTTTGAAGGGATTAAACATTTTGACCTCTTTGAGGCATGATAATTTGGTAAGGTTGAGAGGATTTTGTTGTTCAAGGGGCCGTGGTGAGTGCTTTCTCGTCTATGATTTTGTCCCCAACGGGAATTTACTGCACCATATTGATGCAAAGGATGATAGCCATGTCCTTGAATGGTCAACTAGAGTTTCTATCATGAAGGGCATTGCCAAAG GTATAGCATATTTACACAGTTACAAAGTGAACAAACCAGCTCTTGTTCACCAAAACATTTCAGCTGAGCATGTGCTCATTGACCAGCGATTTAACCCATTGCTCTCAGATTCGGGCCTGCACAATCTTCTGACCAATGATGTTGTCTTCTCAGCACTCAAGACCAGTGCTGCAATGGGTTATCTAGCTCCTGAATACACCAGTACAGGCAAATTCACTGAGAAAAGCGATGTGTATGCATTTGGGGTGCTCGTTTTCCAAGTCCTCTCAGGAAAGCGCAAAGTCACTAGCTCGATTCGTCTTGGTGCAGAGTCATGCAGGCTTCAAGATTTTATTGACCCAAACCTTCATGGCAGGTTCTTTGAATATGAAGCAACAAAGCTTGCAAGGATCGCGTTGCTTTGCACGCTCGAGTCTCCAATTGAGAGGCCATCCATGGAAGCTGTTGTTCAAGAATTGGGTAACTGTAGTAGTTGTCTCTGA
- the LOC109007784 gene encoding uncharacterized protein LOC109007784, with protein sequence MSSWSAENATKAYLTTLKMGQKAKEPDVAEFISALAAGNNAQLMVVACAGAADSTTLALVAAAHPTGGRVVCILRGLQELHLSQEVLGLDACHVEFVIGEAQKLVLTQYRDADFVLLDCNLENHGGILKALQVVRKQRDVVVVGYNAFCKESWWSGGSRTQLLPIGEGLLLTRIAANAKSAVSGCGIGKSHWVVKVDKFTGEEHVFRVRFPQGA encoded by the coding sequence GGGCAAAAGGCTAAGGAACCAGACGTAGCTGAGTTTATTTCAGCGCTAGCAGCAGGCAACAACGCACAGCTGATGGTTGTGGCCTGTGCTGGTGCTGCGGACTCCACCACGCTAGCCTTGGTCGCCGCTGCTCACCCAACTGGTGGCCGTGTAGTTTGCATCCTTCGTGGGCTTCAAGAGCTGCATCTGTCCCAGGAAGTCCTAGGCCTTGATGCATGTCATGTTGAATTCGTTATAGGGGAAGCTCAAAAGCTAGTCTTAACCCAATATAGGGATGCAGATTTTGTGCTTCTTGACTGCAATCTTGAGAATCATGGAGGAATTCTCAAGGCATTGCAAGTGGTAAGGAAGCAAAGGGATGTGGTGGTTGTGGGATATAATGCATTCTGCAAGGAGTCTTGGTGGTCTGGGGGATCAAGAACTCAGTTGTTGCCCATTGGAGAAGGGTTGCTGCTGACCAGAATTGCTGCAAATGCCAAAAGTGCCGTCAGTGGCTGTGGAATTGGGAAGAGTCACTGGGTTGTTAAGGTTGATAAATTCACAGGTGAAGAGCACGTTTTCAGAGTTAGATTTCCACAAGGAGCTTAA